One segment of Asaia bogorensis NBRC 16594 DNA contains the following:
- a CDS encoding tetratricopeptide repeat protein encodes MRGARVSRFLILSTVAAATGLGLSSAQAQVTSREGIALQNQIQQLSQQLQQVQSSASSVPVSGNAAPAVSSGNGDLVSQLLQRVSTLENENREMRGELDQLTNQVQTQNATLTKQIGDMQFAAQNGAGGAAAGAASSAGAVTAPATSTAPPAAPADKPATALDLLKSGQAALKSRDYATAQSNAEQALKLAKTANGKLESQFLLAQSLAGQKQYRDSAVAYYDAYNRSPKSTRAQEALLGVSASMLAMGDKNSACQALQKLDSEFPSPTPRVKAAVTSFKGRANCH; translated from the coding sequence ATGCGCGGTGCCCGAGTTTCCCGCTTCCTCATTCTCTCAACCGTCGCCGCTGCAACAGGGTTGGGGCTCTCGTCTGCACAGGCTCAGGTCACGAGCCGCGAGGGTATCGCGCTGCAAAACCAGATCCAGCAGCTCTCGCAGCAGCTTCAGCAGGTGCAGTCCAGTGCATCCTCCGTGCCGGTGAGTGGCAATGCCGCACCTGCCGTCAGTTCAGGCAACGGCGATCTCGTTTCCCAGCTTCTGCAGCGCGTCTCGACGCTCGAGAACGAGAACCGGGAGATGCGCGGAGAGCTCGATCAGCTGACCAACCAGGTGCAGACGCAGAATGCGACGCTGACCAAGCAGATTGGCGATATGCAGTTTGCCGCGCAGAATGGAGCCGGTGGCGCTGCCGCAGGCGCTGCATCCAGTGCCGGTGCCGTGACTGCGCCAGCCACTTCCACTGCGCCACCCGCAGCGCCCGCGGATAAACCGGCGACCGCGCTGGATTTGCTCAAATCCGGTCAGGCTGCCCTTAAGAGCCGTGACTATGCCACGGCACAGAGCAACGCCGAGCAGGCGCTGAAACTGGCCAAGACGGCCAATGGGAAGCTCGAATCCCAATTTCTGCTCGCCCAGTCTCTCGCGGGGCAGAAGCAGTATCGCGACTCCGCGGTTGCCTATTACGACGCGTATAATCGCTCCCCCAAGTCCACGCGCGCGCAGGAAGCCCTGCTTGGCGTCTCCGCCTCCATGCTGGCAATGGGCGACAAGAACTCGGCCTGTCAGGCCCTGCAGAAGCTCGATTCCGAGTTTCCTTCGCCCACACCGCGCGTGAAGGCTGCCGTCACAAGCTTCAAGGGCCGTGCCAACTGTCACTGA
- the pal gene encoding peptidoglycan-associated lipoprotein Pal: MNFKLLGALGLAVVLAACSDESNKGASTGAGATAQETGAAPGSEADLVANVGDRVFFDLNRNTLSSDAQATLDKQAAWLARYPQVSVEIAGNCDDRGTEEYNIALGQRRANAARDYLVAKGVAPSRITTISYGKDRPTADGDDEQAWAQNRNAITSVK, translated from the coding sequence ATGAATTTCAAGCTTCTCGGTGCGCTTGGCCTTGCAGTCGTTCTGGCTGCATGCTCGGACGAATCAAACAAGGGTGCATCGACCGGTGCAGGCGCAACGGCTCAGGAAACCGGCGCTGCGCCCGGTAGCGAAGCCGATCTGGTCGCCAATGTCGGCGATCGCGTCTTCTTTGACCTGAACCGCAACACGCTCTCCAGCGACGCGCAGGCAACTCTGGACAAGCAGGCAGCATGGCTCGCCCGCTACCCGCAGGTCAGCGTCGAAATCGCTGGTAACTGCGATGACCGTGGCACGGAAGAGTACAACATTGCGCTTGGCCAGCGTCGTGCAAATGCGGCTCGTGACTATCTGGTTGCCAAGGGCGTTGCTCCTTCGCGCATCACTACGATCTCCTACGGCAAGGACCGTCCGACCGCTGATGGTGACGACGAGCAGGCATGGGCTCAGAACCGTAACGCGATCACCTCGGTCAAGTAA
- the tolB gene encoding Tol-Pal system beta propeller repeat protein TolB, translating into MSRDTFSFDRPLLTDDQAQSLSSLFSRRSVLGASLAAGGLLATPIGAFAQNAAGNAPGEAEITVDQARTAPIPISIPSFGPGLGEQITSVVSADLDSTGLFTILPGSSGTPDFAALKAQGARAAVTGSAAGSSSTRVEMRLWNVLTGEQIQGTAYTASAGNWRRIAHTIADVIYERMLGEKGYFDTRIAYIARTGPRHHQITRLAVMDQDGANSHMLTSGQWLTLTPRFNPVRDQIAFMSYANNRPRVYTFDLGSGSQRMLGEFEGISFAPRFSPNGSQVVLSATRGGGSDIFVVDLGSGSKRQITNSGAIDTSPCFSPDGSQIVFNSDRGGSPQLYIMSPSGGGARRISYGHGTYGSPVWSPRGDVIAFTRIANGRFSLGVMGPDGTGERILTEGFTVESPTFCPNGRVIAFCRQSAAGAGGAGFSSGIGTIDITGFHERPVRTSTGASDPAWSPLQG; encoded by the coding sequence ATGTCACGCGATACGTTCAGTTTCGACAGGCCCCTGCTGACCGACGACCAGGCGCAGAGCCTCTCCTCCTTGTTCTCACGACGCTCGGTTCTCGGCGCGTCCCTTGCTGCTGGTGGTCTGTTGGCCACGCCGATTGGCGCCTTCGCGCAGAATGCCGCTGGCAATGCGCCCGGCGAGGCGGAGATCACTGTTGATCAGGCCCGTACCGCTCCTATTCCCATCTCCATCCCGTCTTTCGGTCCCGGACTGGGCGAGCAGATCACCAGTGTGGTCTCTGCCGATCTCGACAGTACCGGCCTGTTTACGATCCTGCCCGGCTCCTCTGGCACGCCGGATTTTGCCGCGCTCAAGGCGCAGGGTGCACGTGCCGCTGTCACGGGGAGTGCTGCGGGTTCGAGCAGCACGCGCGTCGAGATGCGTCTGTGGAACGTTCTGACAGGTGAGCAGATCCAGGGCACGGCCTATACGGCTTCAGCTGGCAACTGGCGTCGCATCGCCCATACGATTGCTGACGTGATCTATGAGCGCATGCTGGGTGAGAAGGGCTATTTCGATACGCGCATTGCGTATATCGCCCGTACTGGCCCGCGCCATCACCAGATCACGCGTCTTGCGGTGATGGATCAGGACGGCGCCAACAGCCACATGCTGACCTCGGGTCAATGGCTGACGCTCACACCGCGTTTCAACCCGGTGCGCGACCAGATTGCGTTCATGTCCTACGCCAATAACCGTCCGCGCGTTTATACGTTTGATCTCGGCTCGGGCAGCCAGCGTATGTTGGGTGAATTCGAGGGCATCTCCTTTGCGCCCCGTTTCTCCCCCAATGGCAGCCAGGTTGTGCTCTCTGCAACGCGTGGTGGCGGGTCGGACATTTTCGTTGTCGATCTGGGTTCGGGCTCCAAGCGCCAGATTACTAATTCCGGTGCGATCGATACGAGCCCGTGCTTCAGCCCTGACGGCAGCCAGATCGTGTTCAACTCTGACCGTGGTGGATCGCCGCAGCTCTACATCATGAGCCCTTCGGGCGGCGGCGCGCGTCGTATCTCCTACGGTCATGGCACGTACGGGTCGCCGGTCTGGTCGCCCCGTGGTGATGTGATTGCCTTCACCCGTATTGCCAATGGTCGCTTCTCGCTGGGCGTGATGGGGCCGGACGGAACGGGAGAGCGCATCCTGACCGAGGGCTTTACGGTCGAGAGCCCGACCTTCTGTCCGAATGGTCGCGTTATCGCCTTCTGCCGCCAGTCGGCAGCAGGGGCGGGGGGCGCCGGATTCTCTAGCGGAATCGGCACGATCGATATCACAGGATTCCATGAGCGTCCCGTACGCACCAGCACGGGCGCTTCTGATCCGGCCTGGTCGCCGCTTCAGGGCTGA
- the tolR gene encoding protein TolR — protein sequence MGMSAGGGPARGRRRRPASEINVTPLVDVMLVLLIIFMVTAPMMTSGVNVDLPKTDASPLNADTKPITVSIKADGGTYLGDDPVSADQLVAQLQQAAQNDREHRIFVRADAHINYGQVMDIMGKITSGGFTHVALLAQQPAAGQ from the coding sequence ATGGGCATGTCTGCAGGGGGCGGCCCCGCACGCGGCCGCAGGCGACGCCCGGCGTCGGAAATCAACGTCACACCGCTGGTGGACGTCATGCTTGTGCTGCTCATCATCTTCATGGTGACAGCCCCCATGATGACGAGCGGCGTGAATGTGGATCTCCCCAAGACCGATGCCAGCCCGCTCAATGCTGATACCAAACCCATAACGGTCTCGATCAAGGCCGATGGTGGGACCTATCTGGGAGATGACCCGGTTTCGGCCGACCAGCTCGTCGCCCAGCTTCAGCAGGCCGCACAGAACGACAGGGAGCATCGCATCTTCGTCCGCGCTGATGCTCATATCAATTACGGACAGGTGATGGACATCATGGGGAAGATTACCTCAGGTGGCTTCACGCACGTGGCGCTGCTCGCCCAGCAGCCCGCCGCGGGCCAGTAA
- the tolQ gene encoding protein TolQ, whose translation MSPLDLFLHASIVVQLVMVGLILCSAFVWAVIIEKIILIRRVNREATEFEDRFWSGGSLEDLYDSDGAKPLHPMAAVFGAAMGEWRRSARITGIDLARGGVRDRVDRAINITVAREMDRLSRRVVALATIGPVAPFVGLFGTVWGIMHAFGSIAAMHNTNLAVVAPGISEALFATAIGLVTAIPAYVAYNVTSSALDHFAERMDAFGTEFAAILSRQSEERS comes from the coding sequence TTGTCACCGTTGGACTTGTTCCTGCATGCATCCATCGTGGTGCAGCTGGTCATGGTGGGGCTGATCTTGTGCAGCGCCTTCGTCTGGGCCGTGATCATCGAGAAGATCATCCTGATTCGCCGCGTCAATCGCGAAGCGACGGAATTCGAGGATCGTTTCTGGTCTGGCGGCAGCCTGGAGGATCTTTACGATTCCGACGGGGCTAAGCCGCTCCACCCGATGGCTGCCGTCTTTGGTGCGGCCATGGGCGAATGGCGCCGCTCCGCCCGCATCACGGGGATCGATCTGGCGCGCGGTGGTGTGCGTGATCGCGTGGATCGCGCGATCAACATCACGGTCGCCCGTGAAATGGATCGGCTGAGCCGTCGCGTGGTGGCTCTCGCCACGATTGGTCCCGTTGCCCCGTTTGTCGGTCTATTCGGCACGGTGTGGGGCATCATGCATGCCTTCGGCTCGATCGCGGCCATGCACAACACGAACCTCGCTGTTGTGGCTCCCGGTATTTCCGAAGCCCTTTTCGCAACGGCAATTGGCCTCGTCACAGCAATTCCGGCCTATGTGGCTTATAACGTGACCAGCTCTGCCCTTGATCATTTCGCTGAGCGCATGGATGCGTTCGGTACCGAATTTGCCGCGATCCTGTCGCGACAGTCGGAAGAGCGGAGCTAA
- the ybgC gene encoding tol-pal system-associated acyl-CoA thioesterase encodes MKVHKIGYRVYYEDTDAGGIVYHARYLAFAERARTEALRMSGTPVSMLQEETGLVFVVTKLTVEYLRPLRLDDWAEITTTIESVGSARCQLRQIVSCGDMHAATLTVELACIMQNSGRPARIPPRWRASLEALSSQT; translated from the coding sequence ATGAAGGTTCATAAGATCGGTTATCGTGTCTATTACGAAGATACGGATGCGGGCGGAATTGTTTACCACGCCCGCTATCTGGCCTTTGCCGAGCGGGCACGAACCGAGGCCCTGCGTATGTCAGGCACACCCGTTTCGATGTTGCAGGAAGAAACGGGTCTCGTCTTTGTCGTAACGAAGCTTACGGTGGAGTATCTACGCCCATTACGCCTGGATGACTGGGCAGAGATCACAACCACGATTGAATCTGTTGGCTCTGCACGTTGCCAGTTGCGTCAGATCGTGTCGTGTGGCGACATGCACGCCGCCACGCTGACAGTCGAGCTGGCATGCATCATGCAGAATTCCGGGCGGCCTGCCCGAATTCCGCCGCGATGGCGTGCATCCTTGGAGGCATTGTCGAGCCAGACCTGA
- the ruvB gene encoding Holliday junction branch migration DNA helicase RuvB, whose product MNDTDRGPLTPERRMEDTDHGLRPQTLDDFTGQRASRENLSVFIQAARSRGEALDHVLLHGPPGLGKTTLAQIVARELGVGFRATSGPVIQRAGDLAAILTNLQPNDVLFIDEIHRLQPAIEEVLYPAMEDFQLDLIIGEGPAARSVRIDLAPFTLVAATTRAGLLATPLRDRFGIPLRLVFYTPEELRLIVSRGAAKLGMNLTEEGAEEIARRSRGTPRIAGRLLRRVRDFAAVGAPHDRAITRVMADAALTRLEVDSVGLDAMDRRYLKRIAEHHHGGPVGVETLAAALAEARDTLEDVIEPYLIQEGLVLRTSRGRMLGERGWTHLGLAAPASASEAQFDLLRESDEGS is encoded by the coding sequence ATGAATGACACGGATAGAGGCCCACTGACCCCCGAGCGTCGTATGGAAGATACCGATCACGGTTTGCGTCCCCAGACGCTCGATGACTTCACTGGGCAGCGGGCCAGCCGCGAAAACCTGTCCGTTTTCATCCAGGCAGCCCGCAGCCGGGGCGAGGCGCTGGACCATGTCCTGCTGCACGGGCCACCGGGCCTCGGCAAGACGACGCTGGCACAGATTGTGGCGCGCGAGCTTGGCGTGGGGTTTCGTGCCACATCGGGTCCGGTGATTCAGCGCGCGGGTGATCTTGCAGCCATTCTGACCAATCTGCAGCCCAATGATGTGCTGTTCATTGACGAGATCCATCGTCTGCAACCTGCCATCGAGGAAGTGCTCTATCCGGCGATGGAGGATTTCCAGCTCGATCTGATTATCGGCGAGGGGCCAGCCGCTCGCTCGGTGCGTATCGATCTGGCGCCTTTTACCCTTGTTGCGGCCACAACGAGGGCAGGCCTGCTTGCGACACCTCTGCGCGACCGTTTCGGTATCCCGCTGAGGCTCGTGTTCTATACGCCTGAGGAACTGCGGCTGATCGTGTCCCGTGGCGCCGCCAAGCTGGGCATGAACCTGACCGAGGAAGGGGCAGAGGAAATCGCGAGGCGCTCGCGTGGGACACCGCGTATTGCGGGCAGGCTCCTGCGTCGTGTGCGTGATTTCGCTGCTGTGGGGGCGCCGCATGACCGGGCGATCACGCGCGTGATGGCTGATGCCGCGCTCACGAGGCTTGAAGTCGATTCGGTCGGGCTGGATGCCATGGACAGGCGCTATCTCAAGCGCATTGCCGAGCATCATCATGGTGGCCCTGTCGGAGTCGAGACCCTGGCTGCGGCGCTGGCTGAGGCGCGTGACACGCTAGAAGATGTGATCGAGCCCTATCTGATTCAGGAAGGGCTTGTGCTGCGCACCTCGCGGGGGCGCATGCTTGGAGAGCGTGGCTGGACCCATCTCGGCCTTGCGGCGCCGGCCTCGGCCAGTGAGGCACAGTTCGATCTGTTGAGGGAGAGCGATGAAGGTTCATAA
- the ruvA gene encoding Holliday junction branch migration protein RuvA, with protein sequence MIGLLTGIVVSTDTDRCILDVNGVGYLVSASSRTLANLPAAPEKTRLLIETVVREDAIQLFGFLTSDEQEWFRLLTTVQGVGAKVALAILSVATPGDLVLSISAGDKAALTRAAGVGVRLAERIVTELKSKVGKMPAGGATAVGRSVTGNAGSVESDALQALAGLGFRRAEAWPVLSRILVEHEGATLDKVIRLALKDLAR encoded by the coding sequence ATGATCGGGCTACTGACAGGTATCGTGGTAAGCACGGATACGGATCGCTGTATTCTCGACGTCAATGGCGTGGGCTATCTCGTCTCGGCGTCGAGCCGGACCCTGGCAAATCTGCCTGCGGCCCCTGAAAAGACACGACTGCTCATTGAGACCGTGGTGCGCGAGGACGCAATCCAGCTTTTCGGCTTCCTGACTTCGGATGAGCAGGAATGGTTCCGTCTGCTAACCACCGTTCAGGGTGTCGGGGCCAAGGTGGCGCTGGCCATTCTTTCTGTGGCGACACCGGGCGACCTGGTTCTGTCCATCAGCGCTGGCGACAAGGCGGCGCTGACCCGTGCGGCGGGCGTTGGTGTCCGTCTGGCCGAGCGCATCGTGACAGAGCTCAAAAGCAAGGTGGGCAAAATGCCCGCAGGCGGCGCGACTGCGGTCGGGCGTAGCGTCACGGGCAATGCAGGCTCTGTGGAAAGTGACGCGTTGCAGGCACTGGCCGGTCTCGGTTTCCGCCGCGCCGAGGCCTGGCCTGTGCTCAGTCGCATTCTGGTCGAGCATGAGGGGGCAACGCTGGACAAGGTCATTCGTCTGGCGCTCAAGGATCTGGCGCGATGA
- the ruvC gene encoding crossover junction endodeoxyribonuclease RuvC has translation MIRLLGIDPGLRFMGWGLIDVEGNRLQHVASGVIATDGAESVPLRLCELHGALQKLIRDYRPAEAAVEETYVNRNGASTLKLGYARGVALLTPAYEGLPVAEYGAMMVKKSVVGTGAATKEQVTMMVKRLLPGAVIHKADASDALAVAICHAHHRETARQVMSGRRMA, from the coding sequence TTGATCCGTCTGCTCGGTATCGATCCCGGCCTGCGTTTCATGGGCTGGGGGCTGATTGATGTCGAAGGCAACCGGTTGCAGCACGTCGCCTCCGGCGTAATTGCCACGGATGGCGCCGAGTCTGTACCGCTGCGCTTGTGCGAGCTTCATGGTGCCCTGCAGAAGCTGATACGCGATTATCGGCCTGCCGAAGCGGCGGTTGAGGAAACATATGTCAACCGCAACGGAGCTTCGACTCTCAAGCTCGGTTATGCGCGCGGTGTCGCCTTGCTGACGCCGGCCTATGAAGGGCTGCCCGTGGCGGAATACGGCGCCATGATGGTCAAGAAATCCGTTGTCGGCACCGGGGCCGCCACGAAGGAGCAGGTGACCATGATGGTCAAGCGCCTCCTGCCGGGTGCGGTCATTCACAAGGCGGATGCATCCGATGCGCTGGCGGTGGCGATCTGCCACGCCCATCACCGGGAGACGGCGCGGCAGGTCATGTCTGGCAGGCGTATGGCCTGA
- a CDS encoding YebC/PmpR family DNA-binding transcriptional regulator, translating into MAGHSQFKNIMHRKGAQDAKRAKQFAKILREITVAARSGLPDPSSNPRLRAAMIAAREANMPKDNVERAIKKASGAGGGEDYVEVRYEGYGPAGVAVIVEGLTDNRNRTASEVRAAFSKHGGSMGESNSVSFMFQRLGVVTYPVAAASEEDMLDAAIEAGADNAELMADGHEITCAMENLFAVRDALEARFGEPSSAKLDWRPENTVTLDEEKARSVLKLIDVLEDNDDIQAVYANFDIPDDVAQALAA; encoded by the coding sequence ATGGCCGGTCATTCGCAATTCAAGAACATCATGCATCGCAAAGGTGCGCAGGACGCCAAGCGTGCCAAGCAGTTTGCGAAGATCCTGCGTGAAATCACGGTTGCTGCGCGCTCGGGCCTGCCTGATCCGTCATCCAACCCGCGCCTGCGCGCCGCCATGATTGCGGCCCGTGAAGCCAACATGCCCAAGGACAATGTCGAGCGTGCCATCAAGAAGGCCAGTGGTGCCGGTGGCGGTGAGGATTACGTGGAAGTCCGCTACGAGGGCTATGGCCCGGCGGGTGTTGCCGTGATCGTCGAGGGGCTGACGGATAACCGCAACCGTACCGCGAGCGAAGTGCGTGCTGCGTTCTCCAAGCATGGCGGGTCGATGGGCGAGAGCAACTCCGTGTCCTTCATGTTCCAGCGTCTGGGGGTCGTTACCTACCCGGTTGCCGCGGCTTCCGAGGAAGACATGCTGGATGCGGCCATTGAGGCGGGTGCCGATAATGCCGAGCTCATGGCTGATGGCCACGAGATCACCTGCGCCATGGAAAACCTCTTTGCAGTGCGTGATGCGCTCGAAGCACGTTTTGGCGAGCCAAGCTCGGCCAAGCTTGACTGGCGCCCGGAAAACACCGTGACACTGGATGAGGAAAAGGCACGCTCGGTGCTCAAACTCATCGACGTTCTGGAAGACAATGACGACATCCAGGCCGTCTACGCGAATTTCGACATTCCCGACGACGTTGCCCAGGCACTCGCTGCTTGA
- the secA gene encoding preprotein translocase subunit SecA: MFARIARAMFGTANDRSLKGYQKRLPEINALEPAIQALDDDALRAKTEEFKGRIAGGESLDKIMPEAFAVCREASRRVLGMRHFDVQLVGGMVLHSGRIAEMRTGEGKTLVATLAVYLSALAGKGVHVVTVNDYLAKRDAEEMSKLYSFLGLTTGVIIPNLSDDERRAAYGSDITYGTNNEFGFDYLRDNMKYTLEEMVQRPFYHAIVDEVDSILIDEARTPLIISGPADDSSELYRGVDDVVVQLVKHPEAFERDEKLRTVILTEQGSDMVEEMLREAGVLHEGGLYDVHNIAVMHHVQQSLRAHTLFARDVEYIVRSGKVVIIDEFTGRMMDGRRYSDGLHQALEAKEHVEIQPENQTLASITFQNYFRLYPKLSGMTGTAMTEADEFAEIYKLDVVEIPTNLPVARKDTDDEVYITAREKFEAVANLIQDVAKSGQPVLVGTTSIEKSEHLSNLLSSKKIPHSVLNARFHEMESQIVAQAGAPGAITIATNMAGRGTDIKLGGNLDMLIRQSLEKIEDEAAHEAEILRLREEIAVNHGKVKELGGLYVIGTERHESRRIDNQLRGRSGRQGDPGASRFFLSLEDDLMRIYGGERMGAFWTKLGMKEGEAIVHPWLNKALERAQKKVEARNFDMRKNVLKYDDVMNDQRKEVYAQRREYMAMDDVSGILQELREQSIEEMVHARVPEKAFAEQWESEALEADLLSLLNLTLPIRDWAKEDGMDADLIIQRVEEAATQAQAARSANIGPEIMRHIEKQVLLTSFDGVWKEHLHALDQLRQGIGLRAYGQRDPLNEYKHEAFQLFTAMLDDMRIRATSTMSRIEVVQQADPFPGFDGHAGFEGQQIFASSDEGASSAGLEPRQVGMQPGGMFQAPSGMGMNVPEAEGSYAQETPRNAPCPCGSGKKFKHCHGRLA; encoded by the coding sequence ATGTTCGCTCGTATTGCCCGCGCCATGTTCGGCACCGCCAATGATCGCTCACTGAAGGGCTATCAGAAGCGCCTGCCTGAAATCAACGCGCTTGAGCCTGCCATTCAGGCTCTCGACGATGATGCACTGCGCGCAAAGACCGAGGAATTCAAGGGCCGTATCGCCGGAGGTGAGAGCCTCGACAAGATCATGCCTGAGGCCTTCGCCGTGTGCCGCGAGGCATCGCGCCGTGTGCTCGGCATGCGTCATTTCGACGTTCAGCTCGTGGGCGGCATGGTGCTTCATTCCGGCCGTATCGCTGAGATGCGCACGGGTGAGGGCAAAACGCTGGTGGCGACGCTTGCTGTCTATCTCAGTGCGCTGGCCGGTAAGGGCGTGCACGTCGTGACGGTGAACGACTATCTTGCCAAGCGCGATGCCGAGGAGATGAGCAAGCTCTACAGCTTCCTCGGCCTGACCACGGGCGTGATCATTCCCAATCTGTCGGACGATGAGCGCCGCGCTGCCTATGGGTCGGACATCACCTACGGCACGAACAACGAATTCGGCTTCGATTATCTGCGCGACAACATGAAATACACGCTGGAAGAAATGGTCCAGCGTCCTTTCTATCATGCGATCGTCGATGAGGTGGATTCCATCCTGATCGATGAGGCGCGTACACCGCTCATCATCTCCGGCCCTGCTGATGACAGTTCCGAGCTGTATCGCGGGGTGGATGACGTGGTGGTTCAGCTCGTCAAGCATCCCGAGGCCTTCGAGCGGGACGAGAAGCTGCGTACGGTCATCCTGACCGAACAGGGCTCCGACATGGTCGAGGAAATGCTGCGTGAGGCCGGCGTCCTGCATGAGGGCGGCCTTTATGACGTGCACAACATCGCCGTCATGCACCACGTCCAGCAATCCCTGCGTGCCCACACGCTTTTCGCCCGCGATGTCGAATATATCGTCCGTAGCGGCAAGGTGGTCATCATCGACGAGTTCACCGGCCGCATGATGGATGGCCGTCGTTATTCCGACGGGTTGCATCAGGCACTTGAGGCCAAGGAACACGTCGAGATCCAGCCTGAGAACCAGACGCTGGCCTCGATCACCTTCCAGAACTATTTCCGTCTCTATCCCAAGCTTTCGGGCATGACCGGCACGGCCATGACCGAAGCTGACGAGTTTGCCGAGATCTACAAGCTCGATGTGGTCGAGATTCCCACCAATCTCCCCGTCGCGCGCAAGGATACGGATGACGAGGTCTACATCACGGCCCGCGAGAAGTTCGAGGCTGTAGCGAACCTGATTCAGGACGTTGCAAAATCAGGACAGCCGGTGCTGGTGGGGACGACCTCCATCGAAAAGAGCGAGCATCTTTCCAACCTGCTCAGCTCCAAGAAAATCCCTCATTCCGTACTGAACGCCCGCTTCCATGAAATGGAATCGCAGATCGTGGCACAGGCCGGTGCGCCGGGTGCCATCACCATTGCCACCAACATGGCGGGACGTGGTACGGACATCAAACTCGGCGGCAATCTGGATATGCTGATCCGCCAGAGCCTCGAGAAGATCGAGGATGAGGCAGCGCATGAAGCCGAGATCCTCCGTCTGCGTGAGGAAATCGCGGTCAATCATGGCAAGGTCAAGGAGCTTGGCGGCCTGTATGTGATCGGTACCGAGCGCCATGAGAGCCGCCGTATCGACAACCAGCTGCGTGGCCGTTCCGGCCGTCAGGGTGATCCGGGGGCATCACGCTTCTTCCTGTCGCTCGAAGACGACCTGATGCGCATCTATGGCGGCGAGCGCATGGGCGCGTTCTGGACCAAGCTGGGCATGAAGGAAGGCGAGGCCATTGTTCATCCCTGGCTGAACAAGGCGCTTGAGCGTGCCCAGAAGAAGGTTGAAGCGCGCAATTTCGACATGCGCAAGAACGTCCTGAAATACGACGACGTCATGAACGATCAGCGCAAGGAGGTTTATGCCCAGCGCCGTGAATACATGGCGATGGACGATGTATCGGGTATCCTGCAGGAACTGCGCGAGCAGAGCATCGAAGAGATGGTCCATGCCCGCGTGCCCGAGAAGGCCTTTGCCGAACAGTGGGAGAGCGAGGCGCTCGAAGCCGATCTGCTGTCGCTGCTCAACCTGACCCTGCCGATTCGCGATTGGGCGAAGGAAGACGGCATGGATGCCGATCTGATCATCCAGCGTGTGGAAGAGGCTGCTACGCAGGCGCAGGCCGCACGCTCGGCCAATATCGGGCCTGAGATCATGCGTCATATCGAAAAGCAGGTGCTGCTCACCTCGTTTGACGGGGTGTGGAAAGAGCATCTTCACGCGCTTGATCAGCTGCGTCAGGGCATCGGCCTGCGCGCCTACGGTCAGCGTGACCCGCTCAACGAATACAAGCACGAAGCTTTCCAGCTCTTTACCGCCATGCTGGACGACATGCGTATCCGCGCCACCTCGACCATGTCGCGCATCGAGGTGGTCCAGCAGGCCGATCCGTTCCCCGGTTTCGATGGTCATGCCGGTTTCGAGGGGCAGCAGATCTTTGCGTCCTCCGATGAGGGGGCCTCATCGGCCGGGCTTGAGCCGCGGCAGGTAGGCATGCAGCCGGGCGGGATGTTCCAGGCCCCGTCAGGCATGGGCATGAATGTGCCCGAGGCCGAGGGTAGCTATGCGCAGGAAACCCCGCGCAACGCGCCTTGCCCGTGCGGGTCGGGCAAGAAATTCAAGCATTGTCATGGCCGTCTGGCCTGA